From one Drosophila subpulchrella strain 33 F10 #4 breed RU33 chromosome 3L, RU_Dsub_v1.1 Primary Assembly, whole genome shotgun sequence genomic stretch:
- the LOC119552586 gene encoding myrosinase 1, whose translation MLKFILAVLFLVVSCLGSPVSQTRRFPNDFLWGVGSSSYQIEGGWNADDKGESIWDFLTHTHPEKIADQSNGDISADSYHQWKRDVQMVKELHAGTYRFSLSWARIMPGGYMNHVSTAGIKYYSNLIDELLRYNITPMVTIYHWELPQKIQEMGGWTNPEIIPLFKDYARLVLEMYGDRVKLWTTINEPWHVCEHAYGVDYMAPSYNNPGIPAYLCGHNLLKAHAEVVHMYRELFQSRQGGRIGITLDTSWPEPKDPNSAEDREASERAMQFYVGWFGHPIFSKHGNYPKVMIERIRNLSKEQGFGVRSRLPEFTTEEIHRIRGTSDFFGINSYTSNLVISNGHNNTGKFPIPSFNHDMGVVESQEGVDWPGSGSVWLKSYPKGMYNLLKWIHKEYNGPEIIVTENGVSDRGGLEDYARVDYYNQYLSAVLDAIEDGVNVSGYIAWSLMDSYEWKAGFTEKFGLYHVDFNSPERTRTPKISARVFAQMCKTNTIDWSYRPKLDEEQQLVAMAQLPAEDRVARTSGASGAVSWSLTGLLLLALFK comes from the exons ATGTCTGGGCAGTCCGGTGAGCCAAACGCGTCGATTCCCCAACGACTTTCTCTGGGGCGTCGGATCATCTTCATACCAAATCGAGGGGGGCTGGAACGCCGATGACAAGGGGGAATCGATCTGGGACTTTCTCACCCACACACATCCCGAGAAAATAGCCGATCAATCAAATGGTGATATATCGGCGGACAGCTATCATCAG TGGAAACGAGATGTTCAAATGGTAAAGGAGTTGCATGCAGGCACATATCGTTTTTCCCTGTCCTGGGCCCGAATAATGCCCGGTGGTTATATGAATCACGTCAGCACGGCGGGCATTAAGTACTACTCCAACCTGATCGACGAACTGCTCCGATACAATATTACCCCGATGGTAACGATCTATCACTGGGAACTGCCGCAAAAGATCCAAGAGATGGGCGGCTGGACGAATCCTGAGATAATACCGCTTTTCAAAGATTACGCTCGTCTGGTTCTGGAAATGTATGGCGATAGAGTGAAATTGTGGACCACAATCAACGAGCCATGGCATGTGTGCGAGCACGCCTATGGGGTAGACTATATGGCACCATCGTATAATAACCCAGGCATTCCCGCCTATCTATGTGGTCACAATTTGCTGAAGGCCCACGCTGAGGTGGTGCACATGTATCGGGAACTCTTCCAGTCGCGTCAAGGTGGTCGCATTGGCATTACCTTAGACACATCCTGGCCAGAGCCCAAGGACCCAAATTCTGCCGAGGATCGCGAAGCCTCCGAGCGAGCCATGCAGTTCTATGTGGGCTGGTTTGGCCATCCCATCTTCTCCAAGCACGGCAACTATCCCAAGGTGATGATCGAGCGGATTAGGAATCTTAGCAAGGAGCAGGGCTTTGGAGTACGATCCAGACTGCCTGAGTTCACCACGGAGGAGATCCATCGCATCCGAGGCACCTCGGATTTCTTCGGCATCAATTCGTACACCAGCAACCTGGTCATATCAAATGGACATAACAATACCGGCAAGTTCCCGATTCCCTCTTTCAACCATGATATGGGTGTTGTGGAGAGCCAGGAGGGCGTCGACTGGCCTGGTTCGGGATCCGTTTGGCTTAAG TCCTATCCCAAGGGAATGTACAATCTGTTGAAGTGGATACACAAGGAGTACAATGGACCCGAGATAATTGTCACGGAGAATGGCGTCAGTGATCGTGGTGGTCTGGAGGATTACGCTCGTGTGGATTACTATAACCAATATCTCTCGGCTGTGCTGGATGCCATTGAGGATGGTGTGAATGTCAGTGGTTATATCGCCTGGAGTCTGATGGACAGCTATGAGTGGAAGGCTGGCTTCACGGAGAAGTTTGGTCTCTATCACGTGGACTTCAACTCGCCGGAACGCACAAGAACTCCCAAGATTTCGGCGCGTGTCTTTGCCCAGATGTGTAAGACCAACACCATCGACTGGAGCTACAGACCCAAGCTCGATGAGGAGCAGCAACTGGTGGCCATGGCTCAGTTGCCGGCCGAGGATCGAGTGGCCAGAACTAGTGGTGCTAGTGGAGCCGTCAGTTGGAGTCTAACAGGTCTTCTTCTCCTGGCCCTGTTCAAATAA